Proteins co-encoded in one Chloroflexota bacterium genomic window:
- a CDS encoding Dyp-type peroxidase, which produces PVQRRLGANDQLNEYIVHRSSGLFAVPPGIPDRPGRFIGDSLLD; this is translated from the coding sequence TGCCGGTCCAGCGGCGGCTCGGAGCCAACGACCAGCTCAACGAGTACATCGTGCACCGCTCGAGCGGCCTGTTCGCCGTGCCGCCGGGCATTCCCGACCGGCCCGGGCGATTCATCGGAGACTCGCTGCTCGACTGA